GGCTATGCCAAGCTAAGTAGTTTATTTGAGGCGATTGATTTGTTTGAAATTGAGCGTAAAAACAGGGCAATTTACGTTAGGAATAGACAAAAAAAGTCCGCCACATCTAAGTCCTAGTTCTGGGCTGCACTATAGCTGAAAGATTTCAATACTCTACTAGAACGAAACTAGCTGCAGTTCTCAATCTAGGCCTATAAAAATTGGCCAGTATAGCCGGTATTCGGATAGCCACAATTACTTAATAGGGTACATCTTCTACTGGCAAAGTTAATTACAATAGCAGAAGATGCACCAACGAATTTAGTGGCTATGGCTTTTTATCTGTTTATCTGTCATTGATAAATTGCTAAAGTTTGGCGTGGGCACCATCACAGAAGGGGGGATTATCGGTGTGCTTACAAAGACACAGGGCTACCTTTTGTGATTTCTCTAGGGTGAACTTTTGTGGGGTAAACCCCGTACCTTTATGTTTGCCATCACAGAAAGGTTGGTTGGTGGAATTGCCGCAGGCACACCAATAATAGTCTCCGGCTTCAAGCTCCATAACCATGGGTTTTGTATCGGCAATGGTTGGTTCAGTCATTATTTTCTCCTCTCAGGATATTGGTAAAAATTGGGTAAAATCGACAACACTAAGGTAGGTCAAATAGTAGAAATTCCGTTGCTTCCCCCTGGCCGGTACAGGTGATGGCTTGCTCTTCGTTAATGCCTGCTCCGTCTCCGGTTTTCAGGGTTTTTCCATTCAATGTCAGATTGCCTCGGATAATCTGTAGCCAGGCTCTACGGTTAGATAGGCTGTAGCTGACTGTTTCCCCTTGCCCCAGAACGGAAGCATAAATGCAAGCATCTTGGTGGATAGTAACGGAACCATTCCGACCATCGGGGGATGCCACTAGCCTTAATTGTCCCTGTTTGTCTTCCGGGGAGAAAAACTTTTGCTCATAACTGGGTTCTACCCCAAATTGATTGGGAGTGATCCAAATTTGCAACAGATGAACGGGTTGATCGGGGGAGGGATTAAATTCGCTGTGGAGGATGCCGGTGCCCGCACTCATGCGTTGCACATCCCCAGGACGAATAATTGAACCATTGCCGATACTATCTTTGTGTTCCAGTTCTCCCTCCAGGACGTAGGTGACAATTTCCATATCTTTGTGACCATGGGTGGCAAAACCCTGACCAGGGGCAATGTAGTCTTCATTAATGACCCGCAGATTGGAGAAATTCATGTGGGCGGGGTCATAGTAATGGGAAAAGGAAAAGCTGAAATAACTATCTAGCCAGTCGAGTTTGCCATGACCCCGGGCTTCGGAGGGGCGGAGTGTGATCATGATGACCTCCGTTATTTTTGTCGGTTGAGGTTTGTGACCTTGGTTCCCATTCTAGTTTGCATCCCCAATAAAGACAATATAGTATTTTAAGCACAGATTGCATCCAAAATAGGGACAATAGGAATATCAATGGACAAACTTGAAAGTATTTACGCCTTTACCCAAGTTGTGCGGGAGGGCAGTTTTGCGGCGGCGGCGCGGAAAATGAATCTGGGGCGATCAACGGTGAATAAGATGGTGATTGCCCTAGAAAATGAGCTTAAAGTACAGCTTCTCCACCGCAGTACCCGTAAAGTGACCCCCACCCCCACAGGGATAGCCTTTTATGAAAAATCGGTGCAAATTTTGGCAGATTTAGAGGAAGCAGAATTGTCAGTGTCCCAACTCCATGGGGAACCGAAGGGTCTGTTGCGAGTTAATGCACCCATGACCTTTGGCACCATGTACATTGCGCCGCTGGTGGCGAAGTTTATGGCTTTACATTCCCAAGTGGAAGTGCAGTTAACTCTGGAGGATCGATTTGTGGACGCGATCGCCGAGGGTTACGATTTATTGATTCGCATTGCCCAACCGCTGGAATCGGCTAGTTTGATCTGTCAACCTTTATTTCAGACTAAGTTACTACTCTGTGCGTCACCGGAATATTTAGCTGTACGGGGAATGCCCCAAGCTCTCGAGGATTTACAGCGCCACAATTGCTTACTTTATGGTTATTCCAGTGGGGGGAGTCAGTGGCAATTTCTCGGTCAAGCAGGGGAAAAAGTTATATCTGTTAGTGGCAATTTTTGCTCCAATAATGGGGAAGCTTTGGCGATCGCC
The genomic region above belongs to Synechocystis sp. PCC 6803 substr. PCC-P and contains:
- a CDS encoding CDGSH iron-sulfur domain-containing protein, with product MTEPTIADTKPMVMELEAGDYYWCACGNSTNQPFCDGKHKGTGFTPQKFTLEKSQKVALCLCKHTDNPPFCDGAHAKL
- a CDS encoding pirin family protein; translated protein: MITLRPSEARGHGKLDWLDSYFSFSFSHYYDPAHMNFSNLRVINEDYIAPGQGFATHGHKDMEIVTYVLEGELEHKDSIGNGSIIRPGDVQRMSAGTGILHSEFNPSPDQPVHLLQIWITPNQFGVEPSYEQKFFSPEDKQGQLRLVASPDGRNGSVTIHQDACIYASVLGQGETVSYSLSNRRAWLQIIRGNLTLNGKTLKTGDGAGINEEQAITCTGQGEATEFLLFDLP
- a CDS encoding LysR family transcriptional regulator, which codes for MDKLESIYAFTQVVREGSFAAAARKMNLGRSTVNKMVIALENELKVQLLHRSTRKVTPTPTGIAFYEKSVQILADLEEAELSVSQLHGEPKGLLRVNAPMTFGTMYIAPLVAKFMALHSQVEVQLTLEDRFVDAIAEGYDLLIRIAQPLESASLICQPLFQTKLLLCASPEYLAVRGMPQALEDLQRHNCLLYGYSSGGSQWQFLGQAGEKVISVSGNFCSNNGEALAIAVAQGLGIALLPQFIVQPYLEAGKMQIILPDYCLRELTVSLIYPVNRHLATKVKLFTEFLQDHYRK